One window of the Thamnophis elegans isolate rThaEle1 chromosome 6, rThaEle1.pri, whole genome shotgun sequence genome contains the following:
- the QTRT2 gene encoding queuine tRNA-ribosyltransferase accessory subunit 2, with product MCVFIKMKLNICKIVDGCRLGTLTNLGKKEVQSMEIPGCLLYTKMGTAPHLTHDTLHSIQGFPVVVQISLTTLADLQEVLQEYKEGIGKFIGMPESILYCSLQDPAVCSPHGYNSMKTVSIWNNRGRKELTASKFMDIQKAIQPDWFQCLSDGDTISADISKKKAKKSVDRSLYFLDECLQLQENSPELKQSLMFGVIEGGDVLEERLRSARETAKRPVAGFLLDAFQGNTMTKETKLELLTSVIAELPEDKPRLIHGIGKPDEILECIKRGIDIFDSSFPYQVTERHCALCFSFDYQLNPESADIEEDEKTEVRKDDKKPKDETFSGAQEKDDENPKDETCREAQEMTSFEIHLKDRKYQDDFNPLVNGCSCYCCQNHSRAYVHHLVMTKELLAYVLLMMHNFQHYFGFFSSIRNALKEDKLDQLRKVISRQAL from the exons ATGT GTGTATTCATCAAGATGAAATTAAATATCTGCAAAATAGTTGATGGCTGTCGCCTTGGGACACTAACAAATCTCGGCAAGAAAGAGGTTCAGTCGATGGAAATTCCAGGGTGTCTGCTTTATACCAAAATGGGAACGGCACCACACCTTACCCATGATACACTACACAGTATTCAAGGTTTTCCTGTAGTTGTCCAGATTTCACTTACAACACT AGCAGATCTTCAAGAGGTCTTGCAGGAATATAAAGAAGGAATTGGAAAATTTATAG GTATGCCAGAATCAATATTATATTGTTCCCTTCAAGACCCTGCGGTTTGCTCCCCTCATGGCTACAACAGCATGAAG ACTGTATCTATATGGAACAATAGAGGACGGAAAGAACTCACAGCATCAAAGTTCATGGATATCCAAAAGGCTATCCAGCCAGACTGGTTCCAGTGTTTATCAGATGGAGACACTATTTCAGCAGACATCTCCAAAAAGAAAGCCAAGAAATCTGTAGATCGATCATTGTACTTTTTGGATGAATGTCTACAGCTGCAAGAAAATTCCCCA GAATTGAAACAGAGTTTGATGTTTGGAGTTATTGAAGGTGGAGATGTGTTGGAGGAAAGACTAAGATCAGCCAGGGAGACTGCCAAGAGACCAGTGGCTGGATTTCTTTTGGATGCCTTTCAAGGAAATACCATGACTAAAGAGACTAAATTGGAGCTCTTAACCTCAGTTATAGCTGAGCTGCCAGAAGATAAACCAAG ACTAATCCATGGAATTGGTAAACCAGATGAAATTCTGGAGTGCATTAAAAGAGGAATAGATATTTTTGACAGTTCTTTTCCTTACCAGGTGACAGAACGACACTGTGCTTTGTGCTTCAGTTTTGATTATCAACTGAATCCGGAATCAGCAG ATATAGAGGAAGATGAAAAAACAGAGGTGAGGAAAGATGATAAAAAACCAAAAGATGAAACATTCAGTGGAGCTCAAGAAAAAGATGATGAAAATCCAAAAGATGAAACATGCAGGGAAGCTCAGGAAATGACTTCATTTGAAATTCATCTGAAAGACAGAAA GTACCAGGATGATTTTAATCCTTTAGTGAATGGATGCTCATGCTATTGCTGTCAAAACCACAGCCGTGCCTACGTCCATCACCTCGTCATGACCAAAGAGCTGTTGGCTTATGTGCTTCTTATGATGCATAACTTTCAGCATTACTTTGGCTTCTTTTCTTCTATCCGAAATGCTTTGAAAGAAGATAAGTTGGATCAGTTAAGAAAGGTTATCAGCAGGcaagccctctga